In Sphaeramia orbicularis chromosome 10, fSphaOr1.1, whole genome shotgun sequence, the following proteins share a genomic window:
- the LOC115427118 gene encoding uncharacterized protein LOC115427118, which produces MLRKRLLRPRLPSMFMTNGRSIIPKMDELELLTTENVLMKNCSVMFITETWLHPQIPDAAAELVDRTLHRYDKTKESGRTRGGGLCVYVHSGWCINSKIIEMHCSPNVEILAVSWRPFYLPRQLTVAILIAVYIPLDANVSNALSLLLTVVNKQRLARSDGVSIVAGDFNQACLRTVLKLVQYVHCATRGDKTLDHVQCNIKHAYTATPLPHLSKSDHFSLSLTSTYTTLRTKPETMTINTCPEGALSQLQDCSSRTLWDLFDTDTVLCYIKNCTDMVTVNTDQGFCQPETLDDQ; this is translated from the coding sequence ATGCTACGTAAACGTCTCCTCAGACCGCGGCTACCGAGTATGTTCATGACCAACGGCAGATCCATAATCCCGAAAATGGACGAATTGGAGCTACTGACCACAGAGAATGTCTTAATGAAGAACTGCAGCGTCATGTTTATCACTGAGACGTGGCTTCACCCACAGATCCCTGATGCTGCAGCAGAGCTAGTGGACCGCACGCTACACCGGTACGACAAAACCAAGGAGTCGGGTAGGACCAGAGGCGGGGGGCTTTGTGTTTACGTGCACAGCGGCTGGTGCATCAACAGCAAGATCATTGAGATGCACTGTAGCCCTAATGTAGAGATACTGGCAGTCTCCTGGAGGCCCTTTTATCTCCCAAGGCAGCTAACAGTAGCCATTTTGATCGCTGTTTACATCCCACTAGATGCTAACGTTAGCAATGCGCTTAGCCTCCTGCTCACTGTTGTAAACAAACAGCGGCTTGCCCGCTCTGATGGAGTTTCTATTGTTGCCGGTGACTTCAATCAAGCGTGCTTAAGGACTGTCCTTAAATTGGTCCAGTATGTGCATTGTGCCACCAGAGGGGACAAAACGCTAGACCATGTTCAGTGTAATATTAAACATGCTTACACAGccacccccctcccccaccttTCCAAGTCGGACCACTTCTCACTGTCCCTAACTTCCACATACACAACTCTCAGGACAAAACCTGAGACAATGACCATCAACACCTGCCCTGAAGGGGCGCTATCCCAGTTGCAGGACTGCTCCTCCAGGACACTATGGGACTTATTTGACACTGACACTGTTCTCTGctacattaaaaactgtactgACATGGTCACTGTCAACACGGATCAGGGTTTTTGCCAACCAGAAACTCTGGATGACCAGTAA